The Vespa velutina chromosome 4, iVesVel2.1, whole genome shotgun sequence genome has a window encoding:
- the LOC124948379 gene encoding uncharacterized protein LOC124948379 isoform X1: MTAPMFLVLLTCVVGTLSLAGNDRGVPNLVQRNQRYALSEFLIPPPLPQLPSRVFPGGRTGRTTNPHPAESPGYFSKFISWLNPFTSGTTVETPLLPPPETLHPPKFVQSHVPPLPPSGQPPGLPLATSQVYNALPPPVFDRLPLPQPPSPADIYNKLNPQAKNKNCNPCNKIPWLPMNLGGAYLPPSNQDGHIGVVTGEYLPPSNHGLVAAASQEVKIPDFFYAPSLQNGEIPSIGPLPNPHLYPGPMPPLFKAEVFDYPARTNYPTKGNLQHHEVPVSTVIETSPSLSLGISNDQTNNSGDRNLGIPQEGQTIFESHQVSGSSHTEFGNQGYGGVQIDLFSSASHENQQGPVVYPNLNKENDATSIKENFDESKINQFTEPNASGNFEHTNFGNNQQFVDSSRLDFQKTDQTVPSSVIGNDHYVFGNTELGQQTYNSDISSSIGIVKDSHASGTDGFSNIGNPIYFEESPLTDLTKTSESRTDSPSISSPSTFIDLDREQNSKATLDYESRPNSFQVQQEINRLGLLGGSNDSFLNYSTESNVIKDLFRIDKINEQTWRNTKPTTLTTEGLQNFDTLFVAPQAQLTDSWSVVLSTTMRTTQDETLLNNLEKNKDTNKEDHSLQQYGGKRNKQVQVIIPYTSQYTPLPFHTSYDDKDNVEQTQQRTVSFVDVSNRDNYVSEESRSESKVISLPETVTVSSNLNILDDHTTKVVTTTTESVFNISTKKVNNSIDVHRLQKNIDNWTIQEYSRGTTFSTILPSSSRPYLQPSKKIPNEYFTTTESGEHVNGLNDHEENVKSFALAGFSFNDIEDEGPNSFEESRIQTIHVENPTTKAEFNTSNVNENNSNVTTKKQESSWKTFPVSISTVDKERVYVVTPQTTTTVATERREEENKSSTKSSKKGSVVYSKSIKSKQDEFEKIERAYQVLPQAVNNLAVASTGPETLPLWGIMEHEEFALLGQNEDENNDDESIVAPILYAGHSKVSRARR; this comes from the exons ATGACG GCCCCGATGTTCTTAGTATTGTTGACATGTGTCGTTGGTACACTTTCATTAGCCGGCAATGATCGAGGGGTTCCAAATTTGGTACAACGAAATCAAAGATACGCCTTGAGCGAATTTTTGAtcccaccaccactaccacaaCTGCCATCACGCGTATTTCCCGGAGGAAGGACTGGACGAACTACTAATCCACATCCTGCTGAATCTCCTGGTTATTTCTCAAAATTCATAAGTTGGTTAAATCCGTTTACAAGTGGTACTACCGTGGAAACGCCTTTACTTCCACCTCCTGAAACGCTCCATCCGCCAAAGTTTGTTCAATCACATGtgccaccactaccaccatcggGACAACCACCTGGATTGCCATTAGCAACGTCTCAAGTTTACAATGCACTACCACCACCTGTCTTTGACAGACTACCATTGCCCCAACCGCCGTCTCCCGCAGATATTTACAACAAACTAAATCCACAGGCCAAAAACAAGAATTGTAATCCGTGCAACAAAATTCCTTGGTTACCCATGAATCTTGGAGGAGCTTACCTTCCTCCAAGCAATCAAGATGGACATATTGGAGTTGTGACTGGAGAATATCTTCCACCGAGTAATCACGGACTCGTTGCTGCTGCATCTCAGGAGGTCAAAATACCAGACTTTTTTTATGCACCATCTTTACAAAACGGAGAAATTCCATCGATCGGACCTCTACCGAATCCACATTTGTATCCAGGTCCTATGCCTCCTCTGTTCAAAGCAGAAGTGTTTGATTATCCTGCACGAACGAATTATCCTACTAAAGGAAATTTACAACATCACGAGGTACCCGTATCGACTGTTATTGAAACAAGTCCATCGTTGTCTTTAGGAATATCAAACGATCAAACGAACAATTCCGGTGATAGGAATTTAGGAATTCCTCAAGAAGGACAAACCATTTTTGAAAGTCATCAAGTGTCTGGTTCAAGTCATACTGAGTTCGGTAATCAAGGATATGGTGGAGTTCAAATAGACTTGTTTTCTAGTGCTTCTCATGAGAATCAACAAGGACCCGTGGTTTATCCAAatcttaataaagaaaatgatgcaacgtcgattaaagaaaattttgatgaGTCCAAGATAAACCAATTTACAGAACCTAATGCTTCCGGTAATTTCGAGCATACAAATTTTGGGAATAATCAACAATTCGTTGATTCTTCTAGATTGGATTTTCAAAAAACCGATCAGACTGTTCCTTCATCTGTAATAGGAAACGATCATTATGTTTTTGGAAATACAGAGTTGGGACAGCAAACCTACAATAGTGATATCTCATCTAGTATCGGTATAGTTAAAGATTCCCATGCATCAGGTACTGATGGATTTTCCAATATAGGAAATCCAATATATTTTGAAGAATCGCCATTGACAGATCTAACGAAGACGAGCGAAAGTCGTACTGATTCGCCCTCGATATCTTCTCCTTCTACCTTCATTGATCTTGATAGAGAACAAAATTCTAAGGCAACTTTGGATTATGAATCGAGGCCGAATTCTTTCCAAGTACAACaggaaattaatcgattaggATTATTGGGTGGTAGTAATGATagttttttgaattattcgaCAGAAAGTAATGTGATCAAAGACTTATTTAGAATTGACAAAATTAATGAGCAAACATGGAGAAATACTAAACCGACTACTTTGACTACCGAAGGTTTGCAGAATTTTGATACTTTATTCGTAGCACCACAAGCACAATTAACTGATTCTTGGTCAGTCGTTTTGTCGACGACAATGAGGACGACACAAGATGAaactttgttaaataatttagagaaaaacaaagatacaAATAAAGAAGATCATAGTTTACAACAGTatggaggaaagagaaataaacag gtACAGGTAATAATTCCATATACGTCGCAATATACCCCATTACCTTTCCATACGTCCTatgacgataaagataatgtgGAACAAACTCAACAACGGACAGTATCTTTCGTGGACGTATCGAATCGTGACAACTATGTCAGTGAAGAGTCTAGAAGCGAGAGTAAAGTGATAAGTCTTCCAGAAACGGTGACAGTTTCCAgcaatttgaatattttggATGATCATACGACGAAAGTTGTAACAACGACAACTGAAAGTGTCTTTAATATTAGTACGAAGAAAGTTAACAATTCAATAGACGTTCATAGATTACAAAAGAATATCGACAATTGGACGATACAG gAATATTCGCGAGGAACCACTTTTAGCACGATCTTACCCAGTTCTTCTCGTCCTTATCTGCAACCATCGAAAAAAATACCTAACGAATATTTCACGACAACGGAATCTGGCGAACATGTGAACGGTTTGAATGATCacgaagaaaatgtaaaatcttTTGCATTGGCTGGATTCAGTTTTAACGATATCGAGGATGAAGGACCTAATTCATTCGAAGAATCTAGGATACAg ACCATACACGTTGAAAATCCAACAACCAAAGCGGAATTTAATACGTCgaatgtaaatgaaaataactcGAACGTGACCacgaagaaacaagaaagttCTTGGAAAACTTTTCCGGTATCGATTTCGACGGTAGATAAGGAACGAGTCTATGTTGTGACTCCTCAGACAACTACAACGGTTGCAACCGAGCGTCGCGAGGAGGAAAATAAATCGAGCACGAAGAGCTCAAAGAAAGGGAGCGTAGTCTATTCGAAGAGCATCAAGAGTAAGCAGGATGAGTtcgagaaaatagagagagctTATCAAGTTCTACCGCAGGCTGTAAATAATTTAGCTGTGGCTTCCACGGGTCCGGAAACCCTTCCTCTATGGGGAATAATGGAACACGAAGAGTTTGCCTTGTTAGGCCAAAACGAAGACGAGAACAATGACGATGAGTCAATAGTGGCGCCTATCCTTTATGCCGGACATTCTAag gtTTCACGGGCTAGGCGATGA
- the LOC124948379 gene encoding uncharacterized protein LOC124948379 isoform X2 has product MQAPMFLVLLTCVVGTLSLAGNDRGVPNLVQRNQRYALSEFLIPPPLPQLPSRVFPGGRTGRTTNPHPAESPGYFSKFISWLNPFTSGTTVETPLLPPPETLHPPKFVQSHVPPLPPSGQPPGLPLATSQVYNALPPPVFDRLPLPQPPSPADIYNKLNPQAKNKNCNPCNKIPWLPMNLGGAYLPPSNQDGHIGVVTGEYLPPSNHGLVAAASQEVKIPDFFYAPSLQNGEIPSIGPLPNPHLYPGPMPPLFKAEVFDYPARTNYPTKGNLQHHEVPVSTVIETSPSLSLGISNDQTNNSGDRNLGIPQEGQTIFESHQVSGSSHTEFGNQGYGGVQIDLFSSASHENQQGPVVYPNLNKENDATSIKENFDESKINQFTEPNASGNFEHTNFGNNQQFVDSSRLDFQKTDQTVPSSVIGNDHYVFGNTELGQQTYNSDISSSIGIVKDSHASGTDGFSNIGNPIYFEESPLTDLTKTSESRTDSPSISSPSTFIDLDREQNSKATLDYESRPNSFQVQQEINRLGLLGGSNDSFLNYSTESNVIKDLFRIDKINEQTWRNTKPTTLTTEGLQNFDTLFVAPQAQLTDSWSVVLSTTMRTTQDETLLNNLEKNKDTNKEDHSLQQYGGKRNKQVQVIIPYTSQYTPLPFHTSYDDKDNVEQTQQRTVSFVDVSNRDNYVSEESRSESKVISLPETVTVSSNLNILDDHTTKVVTTTTESVFNISTKKVNNSIDVHRLQKNIDNWTIQEYSRGTTFSTILPSSSRPYLQPSKKIPNEYFTTTESGEHVNGLNDHEENVKSFALAGFSFNDIEDEGPNSFEESRIQTIHVENPTTKAEFNTSNVNENNSNVTTKKQESSWKTFPVSISTVDKERVYVVTPQTTTTVATERREEENKSSTKSSKKGSVVYSKSIKSKQDEFEKIERAYQVLPQAVNNLAVASTGPETLPLWGIMEHEEFALLGQNEDENNDDESIVAPILYAGHSKVSRARR; this is encoded by the exons ATGCAA GCCCCGATGTTCTTAGTATTGTTGACATGTGTCGTTGGTACACTTTCATTAGCCGGCAATGATCGAGGGGTTCCAAATTTGGTACAACGAAATCAAAGATACGCCTTGAGCGAATTTTTGAtcccaccaccactaccacaaCTGCCATCACGCGTATTTCCCGGAGGAAGGACTGGACGAACTACTAATCCACATCCTGCTGAATCTCCTGGTTATTTCTCAAAATTCATAAGTTGGTTAAATCCGTTTACAAGTGGTACTACCGTGGAAACGCCTTTACTTCCACCTCCTGAAACGCTCCATCCGCCAAAGTTTGTTCAATCACATGtgccaccactaccaccatcggGACAACCACCTGGATTGCCATTAGCAACGTCTCAAGTTTACAATGCACTACCACCACCTGTCTTTGACAGACTACCATTGCCCCAACCGCCGTCTCCCGCAGATATTTACAACAAACTAAATCCACAGGCCAAAAACAAGAATTGTAATCCGTGCAACAAAATTCCTTGGTTACCCATGAATCTTGGAGGAGCTTACCTTCCTCCAAGCAATCAAGATGGACATATTGGAGTTGTGACTGGAGAATATCTTCCACCGAGTAATCACGGACTCGTTGCTGCTGCATCTCAGGAGGTCAAAATACCAGACTTTTTTTATGCACCATCTTTACAAAACGGAGAAATTCCATCGATCGGACCTCTACCGAATCCACATTTGTATCCAGGTCCTATGCCTCCTCTGTTCAAAGCAGAAGTGTTTGATTATCCTGCACGAACGAATTATCCTACTAAAGGAAATTTACAACATCACGAGGTACCCGTATCGACTGTTATTGAAACAAGTCCATCGTTGTCTTTAGGAATATCAAACGATCAAACGAACAATTCCGGTGATAGGAATTTAGGAATTCCTCAAGAAGGACAAACCATTTTTGAAAGTCATCAAGTGTCTGGTTCAAGTCATACTGAGTTCGGTAATCAAGGATATGGTGGAGTTCAAATAGACTTGTTTTCTAGTGCTTCTCATGAGAATCAACAAGGACCCGTGGTTTATCCAAatcttaataaagaaaatgatgcaacgtcgattaaagaaaattttgatgaGTCCAAGATAAACCAATTTACAGAACCTAATGCTTCCGGTAATTTCGAGCATACAAATTTTGGGAATAATCAACAATTCGTTGATTCTTCTAGATTGGATTTTCAAAAAACCGATCAGACTGTTCCTTCATCTGTAATAGGAAACGATCATTATGTTTTTGGAAATACAGAGTTGGGACAGCAAACCTACAATAGTGATATCTCATCTAGTATCGGTATAGTTAAAGATTCCCATGCATCAGGTACTGATGGATTTTCCAATATAGGAAATCCAATATATTTTGAAGAATCGCCATTGACAGATCTAACGAAGACGAGCGAAAGTCGTACTGATTCGCCCTCGATATCTTCTCCTTCTACCTTCATTGATCTTGATAGAGAACAAAATTCTAAGGCAACTTTGGATTATGAATCGAGGCCGAATTCTTTCCAAGTACAACaggaaattaatcgattaggATTATTGGGTGGTAGTAATGATagttttttgaattattcgaCAGAAAGTAATGTGATCAAAGACTTATTTAGAATTGACAAAATTAATGAGCAAACATGGAGAAATACTAAACCGACTACTTTGACTACCGAAGGTTTGCAGAATTTTGATACTTTATTCGTAGCACCACAAGCACAATTAACTGATTCTTGGTCAGTCGTTTTGTCGACGACAATGAGGACGACACAAGATGAaactttgttaaataatttagagaaaaacaaagatacaAATAAAGAAGATCATAGTTTACAACAGTatggaggaaagagaaataaacag gtACAGGTAATAATTCCATATACGTCGCAATATACCCCATTACCTTTCCATACGTCCTatgacgataaagataatgtgGAACAAACTCAACAACGGACAGTATCTTTCGTGGACGTATCGAATCGTGACAACTATGTCAGTGAAGAGTCTAGAAGCGAGAGTAAAGTGATAAGTCTTCCAGAAACGGTGACAGTTTCCAgcaatttgaatattttggATGATCATACGACGAAAGTTGTAACAACGACAACTGAAAGTGTCTTTAATATTAGTACGAAGAAAGTTAACAATTCAATAGACGTTCATAGATTACAAAAGAATATCGACAATTGGACGATACAG gAATATTCGCGAGGAACCACTTTTAGCACGATCTTACCCAGTTCTTCTCGTCCTTATCTGCAACCATCGAAAAAAATACCTAACGAATATTTCACGACAACGGAATCTGGCGAACATGTGAACGGTTTGAATGATCacgaagaaaatgtaaaatcttTTGCATTGGCTGGATTCAGTTTTAACGATATCGAGGATGAAGGACCTAATTCATTCGAAGAATCTAGGATACAg ACCATACACGTTGAAAATCCAACAACCAAAGCGGAATTTAATACGTCgaatgtaaatgaaaataactcGAACGTGACCacgaagaaacaagaaagttCTTGGAAAACTTTTCCGGTATCGATTTCGACGGTAGATAAGGAACGAGTCTATGTTGTGACTCCTCAGACAACTACAACGGTTGCAACCGAGCGTCGCGAGGAGGAAAATAAATCGAGCACGAAGAGCTCAAAGAAAGGGAGCGTAGTCTATTCGAAGAGCATCAAGAGTAAGCAGGATGAGTtcgagaaaatagagagagctTATCAAGTTCTACCGCAGGCTGTAAATAATTTAGCTGTGGCTTCCACGGGTCCGGAAACCCTTCCTCTATGGGGAATAATGGAACACGAAGAGTTTGCCTTGTTAGGCCAAAACGAAGACGAGAACAATGACGATGAGTCAATAGTGGCGCCTATCCTTTATGCCGGACATTCTAag gtTTCACGGGCTAGGCGATGA
- the LOC124948379 gene encoding uncharacterized protein LOC124948379 isoform X3: protein MQAPMFLVLLTCVVGTLSLAGNDRGVPNLVQRNQRYALSEFLIPPPLPQLPSRVFPGGRTGRTTNPHPAESPGYFSKFISWLNPFTSGTTVETPLLPPPETLHPPKFVQSHVPPLPPSGQPPGLPLATSQVYNALPPPVFDRLPLPQPPSPADIYNKLNPQAKNKNCNPCNKIPWLPMNLGGAYLPPSNQDGHIGVVTGEYLPPSNHGLVAAASQEVKIPDFFYAPSLQNGEIPSIGPLPNPHLYPGPMPPLFKAEVFDYPARTNYPTKGNLQHHEVPVSTVIETSPSLSLGISNDQTNNSGDRNLGIPQEGQTIFESHQVSGSSHTEFGNQGYGGVQIDLFSSASHENQQGPVVYPNLNKENDATSIKENFDESKINQFTEPNASGNFEHTNFGNNQQFVDSSRLDFQKTDQTVPSSVIGNDHYVFGNTELGQQTYNSDISSSIGIVKDSHASGTDGFSNIGNPIYFEESPLTDLTKTSESRTDSPSISSPSTFIDLDREQNSKATLDYESRPNSFQVQQEINRLGLLGGSNDSFLNYSTESNVIKDLFRIDKINEQTWRNTKPTTLTTEGLQNFDTLFVAPQAQLTDSWSVVLSTTMRTTQDETLLNNLEKNKDTNKEDHSLQQYGGKRNKQVQVIIPYTSQYTPLPFHTSYDDKDNVEQTQQRTVSFVDVSNRDNYVSEESRSESKVISLPETVTVSSNLNILDDHTTKVVTTTTESVFNISTKKVNNSIDVHRLQKNIDNWTIQEYSRGTTFSTILPSSSRPYLQPSKKIPNEYFTTTESGEHVNGLNDHEENVKSFALAGFSFNDIEDEGPNSFEESRIQTIHVENPTTKAEFNTSNVNENNSNVTTKKQESSWKTFPVSISTVDKERVYVVTPQTTTTVATERREEENKSSTKSSKKGSVVYSKSIKSKQDEFEKIERAYQVLPQAVNNLAVASTGPETLPLWGIMEHEEFALLGQNEDENNDDESIVAPILYAGHSKVSRARR from the exons ATGCAG GCCCCGATGTTCTTAGTATTGTTGACATGTGTCGTTGGTACACTTTCATTAGCCGGCAATGATCGAGGGGTTCCAAATTTGGTACAACGAAATCAAAGATACGCCTTGAGCGAATTTTTGAtcccaccaccactaccacaaCTGCCATCACGCGTATTTCCCGGAGGAAGGACTGGACGAACTACTAATCCACATCCTGCTGAATCTCCTGGTTATTTCTCAAAATTCATAAGTTGGTTAAATCCGTTTACAAGTGGTACTACCGTGGAAACGCCTTTACTTCCACCTCCTGAAACGCTCCATCCGCCAAAGTTTGTTCAATCACATGtgccaccactaccaccatcggGACAACCACCTGGATTGCCATTAGCAACGTCTCAAGTTTACAATGCACTACCACCACCTGTCTTTGACAGACTACCATTGCCCCAACCGCCGTCTCCCGCAGATATTTACAACAAACTAAATCCACAGGCCAAAAACAAGAATTGTAATCCGTGCAACAAAATTCCTTGGTTACCCATGAATCTTGGAGGAGCTTACCTTCCTCCAAGCAATCAAGATGGACATATTGGAGTTGTGACTGGAGAATATCTTCCACCGAGTAATCACGGACTCGTTGCTGCTGCATCTCAGGAGGTCAAAATACCAGACTTTTTTTATGCACCATCTTTACAAAACGGAGAAATTCCATCGATCGGACCTCTACCGAATCCACATTTGTATCCAGGTCCTATGCCTCCTCTGTTCAAAGCAGAAGTGTTTGATTATCCTGCACGAACGAATTATCCTACTAAAGGAAATTTACAACATCACGAGGTACCCGTATCGACTGTTATTGAAACAAGTCCATCGTTGTCTTTAGGAATATCAAACGATCAAACGAACAATTCCGGTGATAGGAATTTAGGAATTCCTCAAGAAGGACAAACCATTTTTGAAAGTCATCAAGTGTCTGGTTCAAGTCATACTGAGTTCGGTAATCAAGGATATGGTGGAGTTCAAATAGACTTGTTTTCTAGTGCTTCTCATGAGAATCAACAAGGACCCGTGGTTTATCCAAatcttaataaagaaaatgatgcaacgtcgattaaagaaaattttgatgaGTCCAAGATAAACCAATTTACAGAACCTAATGCTTCCGGTAATTTCGAGCATACAAATTTTGGGAATAATCAACAATTCGTTGATTCTTCTAGATTGGATTTTCAAAAAACCGATCAGACTGTTCCTTCATCTGTAATAGGAAACGATCATTATGTTTTTGGAAATACAGAGTTGGGACAGCAAACCTACAATAGTGATATCTCATCTAGTATCGGTATAGTTAAAGATTCCCATGCATCAGGTACTGATGGATTTTCCAATATAGGAAATCCAATATATTTTGAAGAATCGCCATTGACAGATCTAACGAAGACGAGCGAAAGTCGTACTGATTCGCCCTCGATATCTTCTCCTTCTACCTTCATTGATCTTGATAGAGAACAAAATTCTAAGGCAACTTTGGATTATGAATCGAGGCCGAATTCTTTCCAAGTACAACaggaaattaatcgattaggATTATTGGGTGGTAGTAATGATagttttttgaattattcgaCAGAAAGTAATGTGATCAAAGACTTATTTAGAATTGACAAAATTAATGAGCAAACATGGAGAAATACTAAACCGACTACTTTGACTACCGAAGGTTTGCAGAATTTTGATACTTTATTCGTAGCACCACAAGCACAATTAACTGATTCTTGGTCAGTCGTTTTGTCGACGACAATGAGGACGACACAAGATGAaactttgttaaataatttagagaaaaacaaagatacaAATAAAGAAGATCATAGTTTACAACAGTatggaggaaagagaaataaacag gtACAGGTAATAATTCCATATACGTCGCAATATACCCCATTACCTTTCCATACGTCCTatgacgataaagataatgtgGAACAAACTCAACAACGGACAGTATCTTTCGTGGACGTATCGAATCGTGACAACTATGTCAGTGAAGAGTCTAGAAGCGAGAGTAAAGTGATAAGTCTTCCAGAAACGGTGACAGTTTCCAgcaatttgaatattttggATGATCATACGACGAAAGTTGTAACAACGACAACTGAAAGTGTCTTTAATATTAGTACGAAGAAAGTTAACAATTCAATAGACGTTCATAGATTACAAAAGAATATCGACAATTGGACGATACAG gAATATTCGCGAGGAACCACTTTTAGCACGATCTTACCCAGTTCTTCTCGTCCTTATCTGCAACCATCGAAAAAAATACCTAACGAATATTTCACGACAACGGAATCTGGCGAACATGTGAACGGTTTGAATGATCacgaagaaaatgtaaaatcttTTGCATTGGCTGGATTCAGTTTTAACGATATCGAGGATGAAGGACCTAATTCATTCGAAGAATCTAGGATACAg ACCATACACGTTGAAAATCCAACAACCAAAGCGGAATTTAATACGTCgaatgtaaatgaaaataactcGAACGTGACCacgaagaaacaagaaagttCTTGGAAAACTTTTCCGGTATCGATTTCGACGGTAGATAAGGAACGAGTCTATGTTGTGACTCCTCAGACAACTACAACGGTTGCAACCGAGCGTCGCGAGGAGGAAAATAAATCGAGCACGAAGAGCTCAAAGAAAGGGAGCGTAGTCTATTCGAAGAGCATCAAGAGTAAGCAGGATGAGTtcgagaaaatagagagagctTATCAAGTTCTACCGCAGGCTGTAAATAATTTAGCTGTGGCTTCCACGGGTCCGGAAACCCTTCCTCTATGGGGAATAATGGAACACGAAGAGTTTGCCTTGTTAGGCCAAAACGAAGACGAGAACAATGACGATGAGTCAATAGTGGCGCCTATCCTTTATGCCGGACATTCTAag gtTTCACGGGCTAGGCGATGA